The proteins below come from a single Metarhizium brunneum chromosome 1, complete sequence genomic window:
- the patD_0 gene encoding Alcohol dehydrogenase patD, whose translation MASLPKTFKAVVITEANGPFKLQDVELQHPGPGQVLVKVLACGVCFSDVAVAGGHMGDVFPRTPGHEIVGDVVELGPGVSHISKGQRVGGPWHGGHDGQCRQCQRSQFQMCDNELVNGVSKDGGFAEYVLLRQEAVVRIPKDSDPAEVAPLLCAGVTVFNGIRKMHVEQGALVAVQGLGGLGHLGVQYAHKMGYEVAVLSSGDDKAAFAKQLGAHHYINTSKSDGPAELKKLGGAAIIVQTAPNPEVVGKLVGGLAPGGKLLCLAPTGGVQFDTVAMVLGGLSVCGWPSGHALDSEEAIRFAKTHDVKCMIEKYPFADVQKAVDSLVAGKPRFRNVLVMQ comes from the coding sequence ATGGCTTCACTTCCCAAGACTttcaaggccgtcgtcatcacAGAGGCCAACGGTCCCTTCAAGCTGCAAGATGTAGAGCTCCAGCACCCCGGGCCCGGCCAAGTTctcgtcaaagtcctcgCGTGCGGCGTGTGCTTTTCCGACGTTGCCGTGGCCGGGGGCCACATGGGAGACGTGTTCCCCCGAACGCCAGGGCACGAGATTGTGGGCgatgtcgtcgagctcgGCCCGGGCGTGAGCCATATTTCCAAAGGGCAGCGCGTCGGCGGTCCCTGGCACGGCGGCCACGATGGCCAATGTCGACAGTGCCAGCGTAGCCAATTCCAAATGTGCGACAATGAGCTTGTCAACGGAGTCTCCAAGGATGGCGGCTTTGCCGAATATGTCCTCCTCCGCCAGGAGGCTGTTGTTCGCATCCCCAAGGACTCGGACCCGGCAGAGGTTGCTCCGTTGCTGTGTGCCGGTGTCACCGTGTTTAATGGTATTCGAAAAATGCACGTCGAGCAGGGCGCGCTGGTCGCTGTTCAGGGACTTGGAGGCTTGGGCCATCTTGGTGTGCAATATGCCCATAAGATGGGCTACGAGGTTGCCGTCCTCTCGTCTGGGGACGACAAGGCTGCTTTTGCCAAACAGCTGGGTGCTCACCATTACATCAACACGAGCAAGTCTGATGGTCCCGCTGAGCTCAAAAAGCTCGGTGGCGCTGCCATTATTGTTCAAACGGCCCCCAATCCCGAAGTCGTTGGGAAACTGGTGGGCGGCCTGGCTCCCGGAGGCAAGCTTCTTTGTCTCGCCCCGACGGGCGGTGTTCAATTTGATACGGTTGCCATGGTGCTCGGCGGCTTGAGTGTGTGTGGGTGGCCTTCAGGTCATGCCTTGGACAGCGAGGAGGCTATTCGTTTCGCCAAAACTCATGATGTCAAATGCATGATTGAGAAATATCCCTTTGCCGATGTTCAGAAGGCTGTGGACAGCCTGGTAGCAGGCAAGCCTCGATTCCGGAATGTCCTCGTTATGCAGTAG
- the dmoA gene encoding Dimethyl-sulfide monooxygenase, with translation MADSDASLASSPKKKLILHAFVESCSGHQSPGLWQHPDDRSSNFNNVSHWVELAKLLEKGKFHGIFIADVLGSYDVYKGPKNPDPAVVSGAQWPVNEPLAVVPAMAAATKNIGFGVTVATTYEQPYHLARRLSTVDHLTGGRLGWNIVTGYLDSAARNLGFTEQPPHDERYAIAEEYVDVTYKLWQASWRDDAVKLDPKTRVYTDPSLVRTINHAGKYFTVPGPHICQPSPQRTPLILQAGTSSAGKAFAAKNAEAIFVAGHSPSTIAKNIADIRQQAKTQYNRDPRSIKFLTLFCPVLGKTQQEAEAKYREYLSHGSEDGALALFGGWTGIDLAKYGDDEELRHVESNAIRSAVDAWSKSTPEVPRWTKHTVANHIKIGGLGATVVGTPDRVADEMERWVAEADVDGFNLAYAILPGSFEDIIELLLPVLRQRGLFWDDYAVEGGTYRENLSGEAGQRIPREDHPASRYHWKSGDQPALTG, from the exons ATGGCAGACTCGGATGCGAGTTTGGCCAGCtcaccaaagaagaagctcatcCTTCATGCCTTTGTGGAGTCTTGCAGTGGCCACCAGTCTCCCGGGCTGTGGCAACACCCAGACGATAGATCGTCAAACTTCAACAATGTGTCCCATTGGGTCGAACTTGCAAAGCTCCTCGAAAAGGGCAAGTTCCATGGCATATTCATAGCCGACGTACTG GGATCCTACGATGTTTACAAAGGCCCAAAGAATCCCGACCCTGCAGTCGTATCCGGAGCCCAATGGCCTGTGAATGAGCCGCTCGCGGTTGTtcccgccatggcagcagcaacaaaaAACATTGGCTTCGGGGTAACCGTAGCTACTACCTATGAACAACCCTATCACCTGGCCCGGCGCCTAAGCACCGTCGACCATCTCACCGGCGGACGCCTGGGATGGAACATTGTGACGGGCTATCTCGATTCTGCGGCTCGAAATCTCGGATTCACCGAACAGCCGCCGCACGATGAGCGATACGCCATAGCAGAGGAATACGTCGACGTCACCTACAAACTCTG GCAAGCCTCATGGCGGGACGATGCCGTCAAGCTCGACCCCAAAACCAGGGTATACACTGACCCGTCGCTCGTCCGAACCATCAACCACGCGGGCAAGTACTTCACCGTACCGGGACCGCACATCTGCCAGCCATCGCCTCAGCGAACGCCCCTGATCCTACAGGCAGGCACGTCGAGCGCCGGCAAGGCCTTTGCGGCCAAGAACGCCGAGGCCATCTTTGTCGCCGGCCACAGCCCGTCGACAATCGCCAAGAACATTGCCGACATCCGACAGCAGGCGAAGACGCAGTACAACCGCGACCCCCGCTCCATCAAGTTCCTGACGCTCTTCTGCCCGGTGCTCGGGAAGACGCAGCAggaagccgaggccaagTACCGCGAGTACCTGAGCCACGGCTCCGAGGACGGCGCGCTGGCGCTCTTTGGCGGCTGGACGGGCATCGACCTCGCCAAgtacggcgacgacgaggagctgcGGCACGTCGAGTCCAACGCCATCCGCTCGGCCGTCGACGCGTGGTCCAAGTCGACGCCGGAAGTGCCCAGATGGACCAAGCACACCGTCGCAAACCACATCAAGATAGGCGGGCTCGGGGCCACCGTCGTGGGCACCCCCGACAGGGTCGCCGACGAGATGGAGAGGTgggtggccgaggccgacgtgGACGGGTTCAACCTGGCGTACGCCATTCTCCCGGGGTCGTTTGAGGACATCATTGAGCTTCTGCTGCCGGTTCTGCGCCAACGGGGCTTGTTCTGGGACGACTACGCCGTGGAGGGGGGCACGTACCGAGAGAATCTGTCCGGGGAGGCTGGGCAAAGGATTCCAAGGGAGGATCATCCGGCGAGCAGGTACCACTGGAAATCTGGGGATCAGCCGGCTCTTACGGGGTAA
- the phacA_0 gene encoding Phenylacetate 2-hydroxylase, which translates to MDPLLNSTVVSPKTEIVSSLVTGARDLGFFYASTAIALTAVLLGGFEFGRKILSRILWFFDGLLGGAPHTVSLPGPPGLPIVGNLLELSNGHVPKIAEWTKKYGDVIRVSLGGREAVFINSHKALSKTIVKQGPAYQSRPTFKLFHQDFASSGIWTVGTSPFSERLVRTRKALASQIAPRLLPIYTPVIHPKLKKLIGDILTLSQGNAVDMAEKLHRFGTGQVSEQLMGTPLDDDIVGMLAENETNIFRQRTVGSPARDYIPILSGASWLRYLAGKTLGIKSWSYDEKEEKAREYRRTQQVYINKMLGELKQRIEDGDQTPSILGNILRQGLLKEEEVLLASYTGIAAGVNLGYSLTWIIGYLANRPDLQENGYEAIREIYNGEPPKPHEYDRVEYVKALHTEGSRIYTPVRLGFPRQTLDGASYDGHEIPPGMLVIMNLMAANRDPISFDNPNEFIPERWLNGRKGRTDSFTEGGDKLGVTHLTYGCGRRVCPGIDMANRGLYSTLVLLLHFFTWERQPLGEEEKKLVFPPFRAERECSLQMDAIADTATPTEAQAIPWSAGIKFHCRDPEGLRAWIASVET; encoded by the exons ATGGATCCTCTACTCAACTCGACCGTGGTTAGTCCGAAGACTGAGATAGTCTCCAGCTTGGTTACTGGAGCTCGAGATCTTGGTTTCTTTTATGCATCTACCGCTATTGCTCTTACTGCTGTTCTTCTGGGTGGGTTTGAGTTTGGCCGTAAAATTCTGAGTCGTATATTATGGTTTTTTGATGGCCTACTGGGTGGTGCCCCTCATACAGTCTCGCTTCCAGGTCCACCTGGTCTGCCTATCGTTGGAAATCTTCTTGAG CTGAGCAATGGTCATGTCCCAAAGATTGCTGAGTGGACCAAGAAGTATGGTGATGTTATTCGGGTGTCACTTGGTGGGCGTGAGGCG GTCTTTATTAACAGCCACAAGGCTCTCTCCAAGACCATCGTGAAACAAGGTCCGGCATACCAATCAAGGCCCACGTTCAAGCTCTTTCATCAGGACTTTGCTTCTTCTGGTATTTGGACCGTTGGCACCTCACCCTTTAGCGAGCGTCTTGTCCGTACTCGCAAGGCGCTCGCTTCCCAAATCGCTCCTCGCCTCCTACCAATCTACACACCTGTTATTCACCCCAAGCTTAAGAAGCTTATTGGTGACATTCTCACTCTTAGCCAAGGAAATGCCGttgacatggccgagaaGCTTCACCGCTTCGGTACTGGCCAAGTATCTGAGCAACTTATGGGTACTCCTCTGGATGATGATATAGTGGGAATGCTCGCGGAAAACGAGACAAACATCT TTCGCCAGCGTACTGTGGGTTCACCAGCTCGTGATTATATTCCGATTTTGAGCGGTGCTAGTTGGCTTCGCTACCTGGCTGGAAAGACTCTAGGCATCAAAAGCTGGTCTTACgatgagaaggaagagaaggctCGCGAATACCGCAGGACGCAGCAAGTCTACATAAATAAGATGCTTGGTGAGCTAAAGCAGCGTATCGAGGACGGAGACCAGACTCCATCAATTCTAGGCAACATTCTTCGGCAGGGTCTGttaaaagaagaagaggttcTTCTGGCTTCTTATACCGGCA TTGCTGCTGGGGTCAATCTTGGCTACTCGCTTACTTGGATTATTGGTTATCTTGCCAACAGGCCAGACCTGCAGGAAAACGGCTACGAAGCCATCCGTGAGATATACAATGGCGAACCACCAAAGCCTCACGAATACGATCGAGTTGAATATGTCAAGGCCCTGCATACT GAGGGCTCTCGTATATACACGCCTGTTCGACTTGGTTTTCCCCGCCAAACACTTGATGGTGCTAGTTATGATGGTCATGAGATACCTCCTGGAATG CTTGTTATTATGAACTTGATGGCCGCCAACCGAGATCCAATTTCCTTCGATAATCCGAATGAATTTATACCTGAGCGGTGGCTCAACGGCCGCAAAGGTCGCACCGACAGTTTTACTGAGGGTGGCGACAAGCTTGGCGTAACACATTTGACATACGGCTGTGGTCGGCGTGTCTGCCCCGGCATTGATA TGGCCAATCGTGGTCTCTACTCCACACTCGTACTCCTCCTGCACTTCTTTACCTGGGAGCGACAACCTcttggggaggaggagaagaaactTGTTTTCCCACCCTTCCGTGCTGAGCGTGAGTGCTCGCTTCAAATGGACGCAATTGCTGATACCGCTACACCCACGGAGGCTCAGGCCATTCCATGGTCGGCCGGTATTAAATTTCACTGCCGTGATCCTGAAGGCCTTCGCGCCTGGATTGCTTCTGTGGAGACCTAG
- the egl2 gene encoding Endoglucanase EG-II codes for MSTGVMGELKYLGVAMAGIDFGCDIDGSCPGDHVQVPLASLGGADSAGQMKHFVDDDGMNTFRLSMSWQYITAGQPSGGLDKINFGNFDKLVQACLDTGAYCMLDLHNFARYDGGIIGQGGPSDDVFAGLWKQLATFYAKSDKIIFGLMNEPHDLDIKTWAKSCQAAVTAIRKAGATSQLILLPGTNFASAETFVSTGSAEALSAITNPDGSTDNLLLDLHKYLDINNSGTHAECTTNNVAGFKTIAEWLRKNKRLAFVSESGASMDQSCMTKFCEQNEFIADNDDVLVGFVGWGAGGFDGTYVLTLTPSRSGDAWTDNKLMKQCIIAPFGKAASATASTTQAPTSTTTTSTSATSTEQATDKTPSATPGTRNTNANEAAPKKGNAADHVAISHIYIILASMAGLRLYL; via the exons ATGTCTACGGGGGTCATGGGCGAGTTGAAGTACTTG GGggttgccatggctggcatAGACTTTGGCTGCGACATTGAT GGCTCATGTCCCGGCGACCACGTCCAAGTGCCCCTTGCATccctgggcggcgccgactcTGCTGGTCAGATGAAGCACTTTGTGGACGATGACGGCATGAACACATTTCGACTCT CAATGAGCTGGCAATACATCACGGCGGGTCAGCCCTCGGGCGGGTTGGACAAGATCAATTTCGGCAATTTCGACAAGTTGGTTCAGGCTTGTCTGGATACCGGCGCATACTGCATGCTCGACCTGCACAACTTTGCGCGGTACGACGGCGGAATCATTGGCCAGGGGGGCCCGAGTGACGACGTCTTCGCCGGCTTGTGGAAGCAGCTCGCGACGTTCTACGCCAAGAGCGACAAGATCATCTTCGGCCTCATGAATGAACCGCACGACCTGGACATCAAGACGTGGGCCAAGAGCTGCCAGGCGGCCGTGACGGCAATCCGAAAGGCCGGCGCCACATCGCAactcatcctcctccccggAACCAACTTTGCCAGCGCCGAGACATTTGTGTCTACGGGAAGTGCCGAGGCCCTCTCCGCGATTACGAACCCCGACGGCTCAACCGACAACTTGCTGCTTGATCTGCACAAGTACTTGGACATCAACAACTCGGGCACCCATGCCGAGTGCACCACCAACAATGTGGCCGGCTTCAAAACCATTGCAGAGTGGCTGCGCAAGAACAAGCGCCTCGCTTTCGTGTCCGAGTCTGGTGCCTCCATGGACCAATCT TGCATGACCAAGTTCTGTGAACAAAACGAATTTAttgccgacaatgacgacgTTCTCGTTGGCTTTGTTGGCTGGGGGGCAGGCGGATTCGACGGCACGTATGTGCTTACCCTGACGCCCTCGCGATCCGGCGATGCCTGGACCGACAACAAATTAATGAAGCAATGCATCATTGCGCCGTTTGGCAAGGCTGCGAGCGCAACCGCGTCGACTACGCAGGCGCCAACATctaccaccaccacgtccacgtcggcgacgtcgacggaGCAGGCGACCGACAAGACGCCCTCTGCTACCCCCGGCACAAGGAATACCAATGCGAATGAAGCCGCTCCAAAAAAGGGCAATGCCGCCGACCACGTGGCAATTTCTCACATTTACATCATCTTGGCGAGCATGGCAGGGCTACGACTTTACTTGTAG
- the lxr1_0 gene encoding NADP-dependent mannitol dehydrogenase produces the protein MPVSVPKTDRLVDLFSLKGKVVVVTGASGPRGMGIEAARGCAEMGADVAITYSSRKEGAEKNVEALTKEYGVKVKAYKLNVSNYDDVERCINGIIGDFGKIDGFIANAGATADAGVIEGTAAAWDKVIQIDLNGTAYCAKAVGAHFKKQGHGSFVITASMSGHIANFPQEQTSYNVAKAGCIHMARSLANEWRDFARVNSISPGYIDTGLSDFIDPKTQELWRSMIPLGRNGLAKELKGAYVYLISDASTYTTGADLVIDGGYTCR, from the exons ATGCCCGTCTCCGTCCCCAAGACCGATCGTCTCGTTGACCTCTTTAGCCTCAAGGGCAAGGTTGTCGTCGTGACGGGCGCCTCGGGCCCTCGCGGCATGGGCATTGAAGCGGCTCGCGGGTGTGCCGAAATGGGCGCCGACGTTGCCATCACCTACTCGTCACGAAAGGAGGGCGCCGAGAAGAACGTCGAGGCGCTGACCAAGGAGTACGgggtcaaggtcaaggcttACAAGCTCAACGTCAGCAACTACGACGACGTGGAGCGGTGCATCAACGGCATCATTGGTGACTTTGGCAAGATTGACGGCTTCATTGCCAA TGCCGGTGCCACGGCCGATGCCGGTGTCATTGAGGGAACTGCGGCTGCCTGGGACAAGGTCATCCAGATCGACCTGAACGGCACCGCGTACTGCGCCAAGGCCGTGGGAGCTCACTTCAAGAAGCAGGGCCACGGCTCCTTTGTCATCACggcgtccatgtctgggCACATTGCCAACTTCCCCCAGGAGCAGACGTCGTACAATGTCGCCAAGGCCGGCTGCATTCACATGGCTCGCTCGCTGGCAAACGAGTGGCGCGACTTTGCTCGAGTCAACTCGATTTCCCCGGGCTACATCGACACTGGCCTCTCCGACTTTATCGACCCCAAGACGCAGGAGCTCTGGCGTTCCATGATCCCCCTCGGCCGCAACGGACTCgccaaggagctcaaggGCGCCTATGTCTACCTGATTTCCGACGCCAGCACCTACACAACCGGAGCTgacctcgtcatcgacgGTGGATACACCTGCCGATAA
- the citD gene encoding Aldehyde dehydrogenase citD yields MAEALNIPKHSIFHWSSADSSKDFVVHNPATGGILTTVRGGDAATTNAAIDASSKAFDNWKQRSLADRGQILLNCSAALETHKQELTNLLCAENGKPALDAALDVAFIVQVFGFFGSLVDKLPGQFHDRGVVYSSIIREPLGVCAGILPFNWPPIHAGGKIAPCLAAGNTIIIKPGEQAPLTVMRIVEILQTVLPKGVVQAVPGAGAEVAQLLTESPAVKMISLTGSTAAGAAVAKTASKLVKRTALELGGKNAFIVFDDCDMDRAVKGALEGAFFNKGEACTAASRLLVHEKVYDEFVNRLAAAVRRLRVGNGFDKATHVGPVVSKQQQERVNSYIALGSEEGAKIAAQADLPSDPLLKDGYFVAPTLFRDVVRTMRIAQEEIFGPVATVCSFSSEAEAVSVVNESRYGLVAAVWSKDIEKALRVSRQVDTGIVFINNYFRSGLGLPHGGSKESGYGREHYIETLNEWSTIKYIQMPSGLGQVPAWRSVKDVFDDE; encoded by the coding sequence ATGGCTGAAGCGCTCAATATCCCTAAACACTCCATCTTTCACTGGTCATCTGCCGACTCTTCAAAGGATTTCGTCGTCCACAACCCTGCGACTGGAGGGATCCTGACAACTGTTCGTGGAGGAGATGCTGCCACCACAAATGCAGCCATCGATGCTTCCTCCAAGGCCTTTGACAACTGGAAGCAGCGAAGCTTGGCAGACCGCGGGCAAATCCTGTTGAACTGCTCTGCCGCTCTCGAGACGCACAAGCAAGAACTCACAAACCTGCTCTGCGCCGAGAACGGAAAGCCAGCTCTCGACGCGGCCTTGGATGTGGCCTTTATCGTCCAGGTCTTTGGCTTTTTCGGCTCTCTGGTCGACAAGCTTCCTGGCCAGTTCCACGACCGCGGAGTCGTCTATTCCTCCATTATCCGGGAGCCGCTTGGCGTGTGCGCCGGCATTCTACCCTTCAACTGGCCGCCGATTCATGCCGGTGGCAAGATTGCACCATGCCTGGCCGCtggcaacaccatcatcatcaagccgGGAGAACAGGCCCCGTTGACAGTGATGCGAATCGTCGAGATCCTGCAGACGGTCCTTCCCAAGGGCGTCGTGCAGGCCGTccccggagccggagccgagGTCGCACAGCTGCTCACGGAGAGCCCTGCGGTAAAGATGATCTCGCTTACCGGATCTACCGCTGCcggcgctgccgtcgccaaaaCGGCATCGAAGCTTGTCAAGCGCACCGCGCTGGAGCTCGGTGGCAAGAACGCCTTTATCGTGTTTGACGACTGCGACATGGATCGAGCGGTCAAGGGTGCTTTGGAGGGCGCCTTTTTCAACAAGGGTGAGGCGTGTACGGCAGCATCGAGATTACTGGTGCACGAAAAGGTCTACGATGAGTTTGTCAACAGACTGGCCGCCGCGGTGCGCAGATTGCGAGTCGGAAACGGATTTGACAAGGCGACCCATGTCGGCCCTGTTGTTTCCAAACAGCAGCAGGAACGAGTCAACAGCTACATTGCCTTGGGAAGCGAAGAGGGTGCCAAGATTGCGGCCCAGGCTGACTTGCCGTCAGACCCTTTGCTCAAGGACGGCTACTTTGTTGCGCCGACGCTTTTCAGGGACGTGGTACGCACAATGCGCATCGCCCAGGAGGAAATATTCGGCCCCGTGGCGACGGTGTGCTCGTTCAGTAGCGAGGCAGAGGCTGTCTCTGTTGTGAATGAGTCGCGATACGGACTCGTGGCCGCTGTTTGGTCCAAGGATATCGAGAAGGCACTTCGTGTCAGCAGGCAAGTCGATACGGGCATTGTCTTCATCAACAACTACTTCAGGAGCGGGCTGGGTTTGCCTCACGGAGGATCCAAGGAGAGTGGCTATGGCAGGGAACACTATATTGAAACCCTCAACGAATGGTCCACCATCAAATACATTCAGATGCCATCAGGCCTGGGGCAAGTGCCTGCCTGGAGATCTGTCAAGGATGTCTTTGACGATGAGTAG